One genomic region from Pseudocalidococcus azoricus BACA0444 encodes:
- a CDS encoding DUF4278 domain-containing protein has product MKLTYRGVTYEVNPAHLNVKETAAVAHYRGAEYHPHQALNPPAPKDQGIVYRGAEYHPNLTFSF; this is encoded by the coding sequence ATGAAACTGACCTATCGTGGCGTAACCTATGAGGTCAATCCCGCCCACCTGAATGTTAAAGAAACGGCCGCAGTTGCCCACTACCGGGGAGCCGAATATCATCCCCACCAGGCCCTCAACCCTCCTGCCCCCAAAGACCAAGGGATTGTTTATCGGGGTGCAGAATACCATCCCAACCTTACCTTCAGCTTCTAA
- a CDS encoding GNAT family N-acetyltransferase: MLAQPTLETTRLILRSLSLADKKSLQVAAGAREVADTMISIPHPYPDGEASNYIQRQIQNFKAGHSVSFVIERKSEKAFCGVIEIRDIEREHSQAELSFWLTSQVWGQGYMSEALKSMLLFGFKDLDLNRLYAYHMVRNPGSGKVLQKNGFTQEGVLRQRVRKWGVFEDVKIWAILRGDWRSEAV; encoded by the coding sequence ATGCTTGCTCAACCCACGCTTGAAACAACCAGATTGATCCTGCGTTCTTTGTCTCTAGCGGATAAAAAGTCACTCCAAGTCGCAGCAGGTGCTCGTGAGGTTGCTGATACAATGATTTCTATCCCTCATCCATATCCTGATGGAGAGGCGAGCAATTATATACAAAGGCAAATTCAGAATTTTAAGGCAGGGCATTCTGTTTCATTTGTCATTGAACGCAAATCTGAGAAAGCATTTTGCGGAGTTATCGAAATTCGAGATATCGAGCGAGAACATTCTCAAGCAGAATTGAGTTTTTGGTTGACATCTCAGGTGTGGGGACAAGGGTATATGAGTGAAGCATTAAAGTCTATGCTCCTCTTTGGGTTTAAGGATTTAGATCTCAATAGGCTCTACGCTTACCACATGGTTAGAAACCCAGGTTCAGGTAAAGTTTTGCAGAAAAATGGGTTTACACAAGAAGGAGTTTTACGTCAACGAGTCCGAAAGTGGGGAGTATTTGAAGATGTAAAAATATGGGCAATCCTTCGGGGAGACTGGCGAAGCGAAGCTGTATAA
- a CDS encoding B12-binding domain-containing radical SAM protein, with protein sequence MTATTTPQPSANDELPLVPEMTGGRVPFTPQHHRRILCVFPRYSRSFGTFHYAYGLMGTVRAFMPPQGILLVAAYMPESWEVRLVDENVQLATDADYAWADVVITSGMHIQRPQINNINAIAHRHGKLVCLGGPSVSACPSYYPDVDILHLGELGDATDKMLAYIDEFGSQRPTEQMILETTARLPLNEFPTPAYHLVNMRNYFLGSVQFSSGCPFRCEFCDIPELYGRNPRLKNPQQITAELDNMLASGNPGAVYFVDDNFIGNRRAVTELLPHLIQWQKDRGYPIQFACEATLNIAQSPKLLEMMREAYFCTVFCGIETPEPEALRGINKDQNLSMPILQAIQTLNKYGMEVVSGIIIGLDTDTPQTGERILEFINASQMPTLTINLLHALPRTPLWRRLEAEGRLNDDESRESNVEFLMPYEEVVEMWRQTITTAYEPEFLYQRFAYQMEHTYPNRIAVPASPARVNRENIFKGLRLMKNILWNIGITGSYRDTFWKLAWPALKRGDIEGLIHVGVVGHHLIQFAQDCARGDEAASFYAQRLRDDQAKQAKNMAQPVSSAS encoded by the coding sequence ATGACTGCTACCACTACCCCACAACCCAGTGCCAATGATGAATTACCCTTAGTGCCCGAAATGACTGGGGGGAGAGTCCCCTTCACACCCCAACACCATCGCCGGATTCTCTGTGTCTTTCCCCGCTACAGTCGGTCCTTTGGGACTTTTCACTATGCCTATGGGTTGATGGGAACGGTGCGGGCCTTTATGCCACCCCAGGGAATTTTGCTCGTGGCCGCCTATATGCCGGAGTCTTGGGAAGTGCGGTTGGTTGATGAGAATGTTCAGTTAGCCACCGATGCCGACTACGCCTGGGCTGATGTGGTGATTACCAGCGGGATGCACATTCAACGTCCGCAAATTAACAATATCAATGCCATTGCCCACCGCCACGGAAAATTAGTTTGTTTGGGTGGCCCTTCCGTTTCCGCTTGTCCCAGTTATTACCCCGATGTGGATATTTTGCATCTCGGCGAATTGGGGGATGCCACGGACAAAATGCTAGCCTACATTGATGAGTTTGGGTCACAGCGGCCGACTGAGCAGATGATTTTAGAAACCACAGCCCGCCTGCCCCTAAACGAGTTCCCCACGCCGGCCTATCACTTGGTAAATATGCGGAATTACTTTTTGGGCAGTGTTCAATTTTCCAGTGGTTGCCCCTTCCGGTGTGAATTTTGCGATATTCCCGAACTCTATGGCCGCAACCCCCGCCTCAAAAACCCCCAACAAATTACGGCGGAACTGGACAATATGCTGGCTTCGGGCAATCCGGGGGCGGTGTATTTTGTTGATGATAATTTTATTGGCAATCGCCGGGCTGTGACAGAACTCCTCCCGCACCTAATCCAATGGCAGAAAGACCGGGGCTATCCGATCCAATTTGCCTGTGAAGCAACCCTGAATATTGCCCAAAGTCCTAAGCTTTTGGAGATGATGCGAGAGGCCTATTTCTGTACGGTGTTCTGTGGGATTGAAACGCCGGAACCGGAAGCCCTGCGGGGGATTAATAAAGACCAAAACCTGAGTATGCCGATCCTCCAGGCCATCCAAACCCTCAATAAATACGGCATGGAAGTGGTTTCAGGAATCATCATTGGCCTGGATACGGATACGCCCCAAACGGGAGAGCGGATTTTAGAGTTTATTAACGCCTCCCAAATGCCGACCCTGACGATTAATCTCTTGCACGCCTTACCCCGAACTCCCCTATGGCGGCGGTTGGAAGCGGAAGGGCGACTGAATGACGATGAATCCCGTGAATCCAATGTTGAATTTCTGATGCCCTATGAAGAAGTAGTGGAGATGTGGCGGCAGACAATTACAACAGCTTATGAACCGGAATTTCTCTATCAGCGCTTTGCCTATCAAATGGAGCATACCTACCCAAATCGAATTGCGGTTCCGGCCAGCCCAGCCCGCGTCAATCGGGAAAATATTTTCAAGGGCCTACGGTTGATGAAAAATATCCTTTGGAATATTGGCATTACGGGCAGCTATCGGGATACTTTTTGGAAACTGGCCTGGCCGGCTTTGAAGCGGGGGGACATTGAGGGGCTGATTCATGTGGGCGTAGTCGGACATCACCTGATTCAATTTGCCCAAGATTGCGCCCGCGGCGATGAAGCGGCTTCGTTCTATGCCCAACGTCTGCGGGATGACCAGGCCAAGCAAGCCAAAAACATGGCCCAGCCCGTCAGTTCTGCCTCTTAG
- a CDS encoding DUF4253 domain-containing protein, whose translation MLNDPAELAALIADTDLADHSILALDIPESNQKALAIAIELDQDLAAWQLMHSYGEQTQRYPVITTLWGADAGNWEQEIKGADLFSRFYYQEEAEARGHQEIAPAEIIARVAAVELEPLLSQESDLDDQAWEAELSYGLAITTRILGVTPSPAELQAFQASTPIRSRQALEWWLWNWEVNYSLEQNITPAMTTSHLDWFEPGMTKALLLLPTPHSWECLAYLHWFGACQVGTEVAMSFLKRWQEQYQAALVCHYGTMLQFQVGRPPQSLDAAWQLAWEQYTLAPYTLDAAGIAPRHQAQALLNLDRWFLHERP comes from the coding sequence ATGTTGAATGATCCTGCCGAACTTGCCGCCCTGATTGCAGATACTGACTTAGCTGACCACTCCATCTTGGCCTTAGATATACCGGAGTCTAACCAGAAGGCCCTCGCCATTGCGATTGAATTAGATCAAGATCTGGCGGCCTGGCAGTTAATGCACAGCTACGGAGAGCAGACCCAACGCTACCCGGTGATTACAACCCTATGGGGAGCCGATGCTGGCAATTGGGAGCAGGAGATCAAGGGTGCTGACCTGTTTTCACGTTTTTACTATCAAGAAGAAGCTGAAGCCAGGGGCCATCAAGAAATTGCGCCCGCAGAGATTATCGCTAGGGTTGCGGCAGTTGAGTTAGAACCCCTGTTGTCCCAAGAATCAGACCTCGATGATCAGGCCTGGGAGGCGGAACTGAGCTATGGCCTGGCCATCACAACTAGGATTCTCGGGGTAACGCCCAGCCCAGCGGAACTCCAGGCTTTCCAGGCCAGCACCCCAATTCGCTCTCGCCAAGCCCTAGAATGGTGGTTATGGAATTGGGAAGTTAACTATTCTCTGGAGCAAAATATCACCCCCGCAATGACAACGAGCCATCTGGATTGGTTTGAACCGGGAATGACCAAAGCTCTCCTACTCTTGCCCACCCCCCATAGTTGGGAATGTCTGGCCTATCTACATTGGTTTGGGGCCTGTCAAGTGGGGACTGAGGTGGCCATGAGCTTCTTAAAACGCTGGCAGGAGCAGTACCAGGCCGCATTGGTTTGTCATTATGGCACGATGCTCCAATTCCAAGTCGGTCGGCCGCCCCAATCCTTAGATGCAGCATGGCAACTGGCCTGGGAACAGTACACCCTCGCGCCTTATACCTTAGATGCTGCTGGCATTGCCCCCCGTCATCAGGCCCAGGCCCTTTTAAACCTTGACCGTTGGTTTCTCCATGAGCGTCCTTAG